The proteins below are encoded in one region of Streptomyces roseirectus:
- a CDS encoding EF-hand domain-containing protein: protein MTALQDLKYAQWFRGADVDGDGFITQRDVRMMSERYIAARGVAPDSTPARLLTEGMDVFWTNVIAPMDQDGDGKVDLREMTEGFRRALTDPALYPRQVEPVTDCFFDLVDLDGDGRIDQSEFRLMFDAVAGVSGEECATVFAALDRDGSGALDRAEFHRAVAEFFYGDDPGAPANHLFGRVAI from the coding sequence ATGACTGCACTCCAAGACCTCAAGTACGCCCAGTGGTTCAGGGGCGCCGACGTCGACGGCGACGGGTTCATCACCCAGCGGGACGTCCGCATGATGAGCGAGCGCTACATCGCCGCCCGGGGCGTCGCGCCGGACTCCACGCCCGCCCGCCTGCTCACCGAGGGGATGGACGTGTTCTGGACGAACGTCATCGCCCCGATGGACCAGGACGGCGACGGGAAGGTCGACCTGCGGGAGATGACCGAGGGGTTCCGGCGCGCCCTGACCGACCCCGCCCTGTACCCGCGGCAGGTCGAGCCGGTGACCGACTGCTTCTTCGACCTCGTCGACCTCGACGGGGACGGCAGGATCGACCAGTCGGAGTTCCGGCTGATGTTCGACGCGGTCGCCGGCGTCTCCGGCGAGGAGTGCGCCACGGTCTTCGCCGCGCTGGACCGGGACGGCTCCGGCGCACTGGACCGCGCCGAATTCCACCGGGCGGTCGCGGAGTTCTTCTACGGCGACGACCCCGGCGCCCCCGCCAACCACCTGTTCGGCAGGGTCGCCATCTGA
- a CDS encoding glyceraldehyde-3-phosphate dehydrogenase, with the protein MTVNEDSFTNWMNREETAESMIPVIGKLHRERDVTVLVHSRSLVNKSVVSILKTHRFARQIAGEELSVTETMPFLQALTTLDLGPSQIDLGLLAESYRADGRGLSVEEFTADAVAGATGANKIERGAGRDVVLYGFGRIGRLVARLLIEKSGSGNGLRLRAIVVRGGGPGDLVKRASLLRRDSIHGQFQGTITVDETAGTITANGNEIKVIYADDPSQVDYTAYGITNAILIDNTGKWRDREGLSGHLRPGIDKVLLTAPGKGDVPNIVHGVNHHTIKPDERILSCASCTTNAIVPPLKAMDDAFGVERGHVETVHSFTNDQNLLDNFHKSERRGRSAPLNMVITETGAASAVAKALPDLKARITGSSIRVPVPDVSIAILNLQLARETTREEVHDHLREVSLTSPLRRQIDFTTAPDAVSSDFIGSRHASIVDAGALKVEGDNAILYLWYDNEFGYSCQVVRVVQHVSGVEYPTFPATAV; encoded by the coding sequence GTGACTGTCAACGAGGACTCGTTCACCAACTGGATGAACCGCGAGGAGACCGCGGAGTCGATGATCCCGGTCATCGGGAAGCTGCACCGTGAGCGGGACGTGACCGTCCTCGTGCACAGCCGCTCCCTGGTCAACAAGTCGGTCGTCAGCATCCTCAAGACCCACCGGTTCGCCCGGCAGATCGCGGGCGAGGAGCTGTCGGTCACCGAGACGATGCCGTTCCTCCAGGCGCTCACCACGCTCGACCTCGGCCCCTCGCAGATCGACCTCGGGCTGCTCGCCGAGAGCTACCGGGCCGACGGACGCGGCCTGAGCGTCGAGGAGTTCACCGCCGACGCGGTGGCCGGGGCGACCGGCGCCAACAAGATCGAGCGGGGCGCGGGACGGGACGTCGTCCTGTACGGCTTCGGCCGTATCGGGCGGCTCGTCGCGCGCCTGCTGATCGAGAAGTCCGGTTCGGGCAACGGGCTGCGGCTGCGCGCGATCGTCGTGCGCGGCGGCGGCCCCGGCGACCTCGTCAAGCGGGCCTCGCTGCTGCGCCGGGACTCGATCCACGGCCAGTTCCAGGGCACGATCACCGTCGACGAGACGGCCGGCACGATCACCGCCAACGGCAACGAGATCAAGGTGATCTACGCGGACGACCCCTCCCAGGTCGACTACACCGCGTACGGCATCACCAACGCGATCCTCATCGACAACACCGGCAAGTGGCGCGACCGCGAGGGCCTGAGCGGGCACCTGCGGCCCGGCATCGACAAGGTGCTGCTGACCGCGCCCGGCAAGGGCGACGTCCCGAACATCGTGCACGGCGTCAACCACCACACGATCAAGCCGGACGAGCGGATCCTGTCCTGCGCGTCCTGCACGACCAACGCGATCGTGCCGCCGCTGAAGGCGATGGACGACGCGTTCGGGGTGGAGCGCGGGCACGTCGAGACGGTCCACTCCTTCACCAACGACCAGAACCTGCTGGACAACTTCCACAAGTCCGAGCGCCGGGGCCGCTCCGCGCCGCTCAACATGGTGATCACCGAGACGGGCGCCGCCTCCGCCGTCGCGAAGGCGCTGCCCGACCTGAAGGCGAGGATCACCGGCAGCTCGATCCGGGTGCCCGTCCCGGACGTCTCCATCGCGATCCTCAACCTCCAGCTCGCCCGCGAGACCACCCGCGAGGAGGTCCACGACCACCTCCGCGAGGTGTCCCTGACCTCGCCGCTGCGCCGCCAGATCGACTTCACGACCGCCCCGGACGCCGTCTCCAGCGACTTCATCGGCTCCCGGCACGCCTCGATCGTCGACGCGGGCGCGCTGAAGGTCGAGGGCGACAACGCGATCCTCTACCTCTGGTACGACAACGAGTTCGGCTACTCCTGCCAGGTCGTGCGCGTCGTCCAGCACGTGTCGGGCGTCGAGTACCCGACGTTCCCGGCGACGGCGGTCTAG
- a CDS encoding NUDIX hydrolase → MDETVTAEKPEAWLPREEWVQTQPRTLLASCVLLLDTAGRVLLLRYAPGQPAAGDWWLPGGMLDHGEDPRTAARRELREETGLGLPGPLRLIGIDHRADVLGTGPVLDCYFHGGTLPPGAAVRLSEEHDRHAFHHLTDLDALLPAPHLRTLCALHEAALAGTTVCLTDGEL, encoded by the coding sequence GTGGACGAGACCGTCACCGCCGAGAAACCGGAGGCGTGGCTGCCCAGGGAGGAGTGGGTGCAGACCCAGCCGAGGACCCTGCTCGCGTCCTGCGTCCTCCTCCTGGACACCGCCGGCCGCGTCCTCCTCCTGCGCTACGCCCCCGGCCAGCCCGCCGCCGGGGACTGGTGGCTGCCCGGCGGCATGCTCGACCACGGCGAGGACCCCCGGACGGCGGCCCGCCGCGAACTGCGCGAGGAGACGGGCCTCGGACTCCCCGGCCCGCTGCGCCTGATCGGCATCGACCACCGCGCCGACGTCCTCGGCACCGGCCCCGTCCTCGACTGCTACTTCCACGGCGGCACCCTGCCCCCCGGCGCGGCCGTCCGCCTCAGCGAGGAGCACGACCGCCACGCCTTCCACCACCTCACCGACCTCGACGCCCTGCTCCCCGCGCCCCACCTCCGCACCTTGTGCGCCCTGCACGAGGCGGCGCTGGCGGGGACGACGGTCTGCCTGACGGACGGCGAGCTCTAG
- a CDS encoding ABC transporter substrate-binding protein — protein MRTTSRGLIAALALTPLLAGCFSSGGSGSAQGSGDGRLRVALAVPPAQALSPYSNDATVLSKLSVVEGLTALDKNGAAAPALATSWKRTNPTTWTFELRKATFQDGTPVTAASVVNALGHANSAATKPRVLSDVTLTAKADDADTVTLTTKTPDPVLPLRLASPALGILAAKAYGANGAVTPVGTGTGPFRITKLTGKTSATLDRYDGYWGGEAKAPGIDVTWIADGTARANALRAKDVDIAEWIPTSQAKLLDAKTRHEVPSVRTDSLVLNTRGGTFTNAGLRAAAREAVDGSALVGSVFGGYADAPQGLFGPAVSWAAADRVPVTGRAAAVKVPAGTTVRLAAYTNRAELPEAATVLQQQLEKAGFTVKQDVREYTQMEADLLAGKYDALVFSRVTLLDTGDAVAYLASDFTSDGVYNLAGLKDAKVDQAIKSAAEEGDPAARHKKIMRAEAEILRTDAVVPLVHEKVVQGISPDVEGVLLDPRERSLIDAGTHLK, from the coding sequence ATGCGCACCACCTCCCGCGGCCTCATCGCGGCACTCGCTCTGACCCCGCTCCTCGCGGGCTGCTTCTCCTCGGGCGGGTCCGGCTCCGCGCAGGGCTCCGGCGACGGACGGCTGCGCGTCGCCCTCGCGGTGCCGCCCGCGCAGGCGCTGTCCCCGTACAGCAACGACGCGACCGTGCTCAGCAAGCTCTCGGTGGTCGAGGGCCTGACCGCGCTCGACAAGAACGGCGCCGCCGCCCCCGCGCTGGCCACGTCCTGGAAGCGGACCAACCCCACGACGTGGACGTTCGAGCTGCGCAAGGCGACCTTCCAGGACGGCACCCCGGTCACCGCCGCCTCGGTCGTGAACGCCCTCGGCCACGCGAACTCCGCCGCGACCAAGCCGCGTGTCCTCAGCGACGTCACCCTCACCGCGAAGGCCGACGACGCCGACACCGTCACCCTCACCACCAAGACGCCCGACCCGGTGCTCCCGCTGCGCCTGGCGAGCCCCGCCCTCGGCATCCTCGCCGCGAAGGCGTACGGCGCGAACGGCGCCGTCACACCGGTCGGCACCGGCACCGGCCCCTTCAGGATCACGAAGCTGACCGGCAAGACGAGCGCCACGCTCGACCGGTACGACGGCTACTGGGGCGGCGAGGCGAAGGCGCCCGGCATCGACGTGACCTGGATCGCGGACGGCACCGCCCGCGCGAACGCCCTGCGCGCCAAGGACGTCGACATCGCCGAGTGGATCCCCACCTCGCAGGCCAAGCTCCTCGACGCGAAGACCCGGCACGAGGTGCCGTCCGTGCGGACCGACAGCCTCGTCCTCAACACCCGCGGCGGCACCTTCACGAACGCCGGACTGCGGGCCGCCGCGCGCGAGGCCGTCGACGGCTCCGCGCTCGTCGGCTCGGTGTTCGGCGGGTACGCGGACGCCCCGCAGGGCCTGTTCGGGCCCGCCGTGTCCTGGGCCGCCGCCGACCGCGTCCCCGTGACCGGGCGGGCCGCCGCCGTGAAGGTGCCCGCCGGGACGACCGTGCGGCTCGCCGCCTACACCAACCGGGCCGAGCTGCCCGAGGCGGCGACCGTGCTGCAACAGCAGTTGGAGAAGGCCGGGTTCACGGTCAAGCAGGACGTCCGCGAGTACACGCAGATGGAGGCCGACCTGCTCGCCGGGAAGTACGACGCGCTCGTGTTCTCGCGGGTGACGCTCCTCGACACCGGGGACGCGGTCGCCTACCTCGCGAGCGACTTCACGAGCGACGGGGTCTACAACCTCGCCGGACTGAAGGACGCGAAGGTCGACCAGGCGATCAAGTCGGCGGCCGAGGAAGGCGATCCGGCCGCGCGGCACAAGAAGATCATGCGGGCCGAGGCGGAGATCCTGCGGACGGACGCGGTGGTGCCGCTGGTGCACGAGAAGGTCGTGCAGGGCATCTCCCCCGACGTCGAGGGCGTGCTGCTCGACCCGCGTGAGCGCTCCCTCATCGACGCCGGCACCCACCTGAAGTGA
- a CDS encoding ABC transporter permease subunit, with protein MTDSRTVAGRVLAGAVLLAAVSSLPWLSGTDPALTVLRARSGDQDPTPGQLAAVREQLGLDEGPLPHLLRWLGGDAGTSWVSGEAVWPQVSDAFAVSVTMMLGALAVTVLVTGLVCARTLYLGSRGRLRQAGDGVSAAVLAALPKFLLASLLATVCGVWLKWLPSSGWEGPASMVLPALALGVPSGAMIGGLLQQALPGAFQEPWARTARAFGLSRGYVARNALRRALPGVLPQLLPTVVGLVGGSVAVEKIFNIPGLGRLALDTALAQDLPPLQTVTLVLVLLGVGAGLAIRALCRALLGPALRDGALPALPVVDVRVRWWLGAGCGAVLLVAVVAGLLRDPAQVDTAARLLSPSLQHPLGTDSLGRDMLARLGHGALRTASVALAVTGVSVLVGLLLGLSGRVGTGLTEVVSTLPAVLAGLLTTAVTGPSVWGAALAVCLVGWAPYAAQTSALLAQERAAGHTMASRSLGAGAAHLLRRHHLPAVLPAVIRNALLRLPTAVLVLASLGFLGLGEQPPTPEWGRLMSENQPYLELAPWTVLGPAGALVVLAVLAVSVDGGVAGWRRKR; from the coding sequence GTGACCGATTCCCGTACGGTGGCCGGCCGTGTCCTGGCCGGGGCCGTCCTCCTCGCCGCCGTCAGCTCGCTGCCCTGGCTCTCCGGAACCGACCCCGCGCTGACGGTACTTCGCGCCCGCTCCGGCGATCAGGACCCGACGCCGGGGCAGTTGGCCGCCGTGCGGGAACAACTCGGGCTCGACGAAGGGCCGTTGCCCCACCTCCTGCGCTGGCTCGGCGGGGACGCCGGGACGTCGTGGGTGTCCGGGGAGGCGGTGTGGCCGCAGGTCTCGGACGCGTTCGCGGTGTCCGTGACGATGATGCTGGGCGCGCTCGCCGTGACGGTCCTGGTGACGGGGCTGGTGTGTGCGCGGACCCTGTATCTCGGCTCGCGCGGGCGGCTGCGGCAGGCCGGGGACGGGGTGTCCGCCGCCGTCCTCGCCGCACTGCCCAAGTTCCTGCTGGCCTCGCTGCTCGCGACCGTGTGCGGGGTGTGGCTCAAGTGGCTGCCGTCCAGCGGATGGGAGGGGCCGGCGTCGATGGTGCTGCCCGCGCTCGCGCTGGGGGTGCCGTCGGGCGCGATGATCGGAGGGCTGCTCCAGCAGGCGCTGCCGGGGGCGTTCCAGGAGCCGTGGGCGCGCACGGCGCGCGCGTTCGGGCTGTCGCGGGGGTATGTCGCGCGCAACGCCCTGCGGCGGGCGCTGCCGGGGGTGCTGCCGCAGCTCCTGCCGACCGTCGTCGGGTTGGTGGGCGGTTCGGTCGCCGTCGAGAAGATCTTCAACATCCCCGGGCTCGGGCGGCTCGCCCTCGACACGGCCCTGGCACAGGATCTGCCGCCGCTCCAGACGGTGACGCTGGTGCTGGTCCTGCTGGGCGTCGGGGCCGGGCTGGCGATCCGGGCCCTGTGCCGGGCGCTGCTCGGACCGGCGCTGCGCGACGGGGCGCTGCCCGCGCTGCCGGTGGTGGACGTGCGGGTGCGGTGGTGGCTCGGGGCGGGGTGCGGCGCGGTGCTGCTCGTGGCCGTCGTCGCCGGGCTGCTGCGCGACCCCGCCCAGGTCGACACGGCCGCCCGCCTGCTCTCCCCCTCGCTCCAACACCCCCTGGGCACCGACTCGTTGGGCCGCGACATGCTGGCCAGGCTCGGACACGGGGCGCTGCGCACGGCGTCCGTCGCGCTCGCGGTGACGGGCGTGAGCGTACTGGTGGGGCTGCTGCTGGGGCTCTCCGGGCGGGTCGGCACGGGGCTGACGGAGGTCGTGTCGACCCTGCCCGCCGTCCTCGCCGGGCTGCTGACGACGGCCGTGACCGGGCCGTCGGTGTGGGGCGCCGCGCTCGCCGTGTGCCTGGTCGGCTGGGCGCCGTACGCGGCACAGACGTCGGCGCTGCTCGCGCAGGAGCGGGCCGCCGGGCACACCATGGCGTCCCGCTCCCTGGGCGCGGGCGCGGCACATCTCCTGCGCCGCCATCACCTGCCGGCCGTGCTGCCCGCCGTCATCCGCAACGCGCTGCTGCGGCTGCCCACGGCGGTGCTCGTCCTCGCGTCGCTGGGCTTCCTGGGGCTCGGCGAGCAGCCGCCGACGCCGGAGTGGGGGCGGCTGATGTCCGAGAACCAGCCGTATCTGGAACTGGCGCCGTGGACGGTGCTGGGGCCCGCGGGGGCGTTGGTGGTACTGGCTGTGCTGGCGGTGTCGGTGGATGGTGGGGTCGCGGGGTGGCGGCGGAAGAGGTGA
- a CDS encoding SAM-dependent methyltransferase has translation MPDTQDTQSPASKAQEARSRIDTSTPHSARFWNYFVGGKDNYEVDRQIGNQIKEIFPGLVDVAVTSRHFLGRAVTHLVADVGVRQFLDIGTGLPTADNTHEVAQRVAPETKIVYVDNDPIVLAHANALLTSTKEGKTAYLDADMYDPAAILEKAAGTLDLSQPVALMILNTLGHVAEYEQARELVGKLMAGLPSGSHLVISDSTSTSPGMIAASEAYNKSGAVPYYVRTVEEIGGFFDGLDLLEPGVVQVTEWRPTADTHKVYVDAYGAVGRKA, from the coding sequence GTGCCGGACACCCAGGACACCCAATCCCCCGCGAGCAAGGCCCAGGAAGCGCGCTCCCGGATCGACACGTCCACGCCCCACTCGGCGCGGTTCTGGAACTACTTCGTCGGCGGCAAGGACAACTACGAGGTCGACCGGCAGATCGGGAACCAGATCAAGGAGATCTTCCCCGGCCTGGTGGACGTCGCGGTGACGAGCCGGCACTTCCTGGGCCGCGCGGTCACCCACCTCGTCGCGGACGTCGGCGTCCGCCAGTTCCTCGACATCGGCACCGGCCTGCCCACCGCCGACAACACGCACGAGGTGGCGCAGCGCGTCGCCCCGGAGACGAAGATCGTGTACGTCGACAACGACCCGATCGTCCTGGCCCACGCCAACGCGCTGCTGACCAGCACGAAGGAAGGCAAAACCGCCTACCTCGACGCCGACATGTACGACCCGGCGGCGATCCTGGAGAAGGCGGCGGGCACGCTGGACCTCTCGCAGCCGGTCGCGCTGATGATCCTCAACACCCTCGGCCACGTCGCCGAGTACGAGCAGGCGCGTGAGCTGGTCGGCAAGCTGATGGCCGGGCTGCCGTCCGGGAGCCACCTCGTCATCAGCGACTCGACGTCCACCAGCCCCGGCATGATCGCGGCGTCCGAGGCGTACAACAAGAGCGGCGCCGTGCCGTACTACGTGCGCACCGTCGAGGAGATCGGCGGCTTCTTCGACGGCCTCGACCTGCTGGAGCCCGGCGTCGTCCAGGTGACCGAGTGGCGGCCGACGGCGGACACGCACAAGGTGTACGTGGACGCGTACGGGGCGGTCGGCCGCAAGGCGTGA
- a CDS encoding polysaccharide deacetylase family protein yields the protein MRGRIKGAAAVCALLVAGLATGCTTESSAVSRPAASASGSASSAAPSVDPRAAVEAAYRKWGLKPLAQPPAPPAKKPVRLGAGGRIPVISEIPTKDKVVFLTYDDGTEQDPQFITMMRELKIPITMFLTDAAIRSDYGYFTKLQALGNPVENHTLTHPNLPTLGADAQKREICGQQTKLTEHYGTAPRLFRPPYGNWNEATRAAAASCGLQAIVLWRESMQIKNMQYQLPGKKLRPGDIILAHFRGPSELKGRTITQMTVNMLRHIEEQGFTVARLEDYL from the coding sequence ATGCGTGGGCGGATCAAGGGAGCGGCGGCGGTGTGCGCTCTGCTCGTCGCGGGCCTGGCGACGGGATGCACGACGGAGTCCTCGGCGGTGTCCCGGCCGGCGGCGTCCGCGTCCGGCTCCGCGTCGAGCGCGGCGCCCTCCGTGGATCCCCGGGCCGCCGTCGAGGCCGCGTACCGCAAGTGGGGGCTGAAGCCGCTGGCGCAGCCACCCGCGCCGCCCGCGAAGAAGCCGGTCCGGCTGGGGGCGGGCGGGCGGATACCCGTCATCAGCGAGATACCGACCAAGGACAAGGTCGTCTTCCTCACCTACGACGACGGGACCGAGCAGGACCCCCAATTCATCACGATGATGCGGGAGTTGAAGATACCGATCACGATGTTCCTCACGGACGCCGCGATCAGGTCGGACTACGGCTACTTCACGAAGCTCCAGGCCCTCGGCAACCCCGTCGAGAACCACACCCTGACCCACCCCAACCTGCCCACGCTCGGCGCGGACGCGCAGAAGCGGGAGATCTGCGGCCAGCAGACCAAGCTGACCGAGCACTACGGCACCGCGCCGCGCCTGTTCCGCCCGCCCTACGGCAACTGGAACGAGGCGACCCGCGCCGCCGCCGCGTCCTGCGGGCTCCAGGCCATCGTCCTGTGGCGCGAGTCCATGCAGATCAAGAACATGCAGTACCAGCTCCCCGGCAAGAAGCTGCGGCCCGGCGACATCATCCTCGCCCACTTCCGGGGGCCGTCCGAGCTGAAGGGGCGGACGATCACGCAGATGACCGTGAACATGCTCCGGCACATCGAGGAACAGGGCTTCACGGTCGCGCGGCTTGAGGACTATCTGTAG
- a CDS encoding endo-beta-N-acetylglucosaminidase yields MPVDASGPLSRPLRRRGFLQAAGAGLLATALPATAVHAQSLAAAGFGPEPPLMHGYSGPQIKAWRPETDRHARYLRSRVPLAARIAPFEPTQARRGLDPRPRLAVLANDYVQPAWETEGYPYGPVAEAYALRFWQYPDVYASWHGLPLDGRHTEPVPPYGLLNLPNPGYTDAAHRNGVLSLGCWFWPRPENFADIVERTPQGTFPLADQLIAMAQHFGFDGYFVNQEATITAAQARLLLEMLGYLARTAPPGFHLQWYDSLTVDGRISYQNEFNQVNSPWIVNGGQRVNSSVFLNYWWNSAKIQASATHARSLGLDPFEVVYAGSEIGMYRFAQPYDPRAIFPDGGAPRTSWAFLGSEMVWYTVDGDKSTLARQAPAYARERQLWSGPAEDPSRTGRTRQPDSGRPLDPAGWDGTAHHIVEKSAIGRLPFVTRFCTGTGERFFVDGVQAGDRPWFDIGVQDLLPTWQWWIRDGAGAPSTAIRADYDHTVAYDGGNSLRLSGALGPSASAVVRLFKTRLPLTASSTASLVHRGSTGSAVLRLGLVFEDAPADTVWLNSGAVGAGWSRWTGDLGAWAGRTVAAVHVSLLAGGSGAPGIALHLGELRIADAGPDPAPGCPTGFAVERAVRAGDAASVYLTWDFVPDQVARYDLFRRTSGGRRWLGRTYDGAYCVSPLDRAGDGATTVLELEAVSVTGRRSCSATTELTW; encoded by the coding sequence TTGCCCGTCGACGCGTCAGGCCCGTTATCCAGACCCCTGCGGCGCCGCGGCTTTCTGCAGGCCGCGGGTGCCGGACTGCTGGCCACCGCCCTCCCCGCGACAGCCGTCCACGCGCAGTCCCTCGCGGCGGCGGGCTTCGGCCCCGAACCTCCTCTGATGCACGGCTATTCGGGGCCGCAGATCAAGGCGTGGCGCCCGGAGACCGACCGGCACGCCCGCTATCTGCGCTCCCGTGTCCCACTGGCCGCCCGGATCGCCCCCTTCGAGCCGACCCAGGCGCGCCGCGGCCTCGACCCGCGCCCCAGACTCGCCGTCCTCGCCAACGACTACGTGCAGCCGGCCTGGGAGACCGAGGGCTATCCGTACGGCCCGGTCGCCGAGGCGTACGCGCTGCGGTTCTGGCAGTACCCCGACGTCTACGCGTCCTGGCACGGGCTGCCGCTGGACGGCCGTCACACCGAACCCGTCCCACCCTACGGCCTGTTGAACCTCCCCAACCCCGGCTACACGGACGCCGCACACCGCAACGGCGTGCTGAGCCTGGGCTGTTGGTTCTGGCCGCGCCCGGAGAACTTCGCGGACATCGTCGAACGGACCCCGCAGGGCACTTTCCCGCTCGCGGACCAACTCATCGCGATGGCACAGCACTTCGGGTTCGACGGCTATTTCGTCAACCAGGAGGCCACCATCACGGCCGCCCAGGCGCGCCTGCTGTTGGAGATGCTGGGCTACCTCGCCCGCACGGCGCCGCCCGGCTTCCATCTCCAGTGGTACGACTCGCTCACGGTCGACGGCCGGATCTCCTACCAGAACGAGTTCAACCAGGTGAACTCCCCCTGGATCGTCAACGGCGGACAGCGCGTGAACAGCAGCGTGTTCCTCAACTACTGGTGGAACTCGGCCAAGATCCAGGCGTCCGCCACGCACGCCCGCTCGCTCGGCCTCGACCCGTTCGAGGTGGTGTACGCGGGCAGCGAGATCGGCATGTACCGCTTCGCGCAGCCCTACGATCCGCGCGCGATCTTCCCCGACGGCGGTGCCCCGCGCACGAGTTGGGCGTTCCTCGGCTCCGAGATGGTCTGGTACACGGTCGACGGCGACAAGAGCACCCTGGCGCGGCAGGCCCCGGCGTACGCGCGTGAGCGCCAGCTCTGGTCGGGTCCCGCCGAGGACCCCTCGCGCACCGGCCGCACCCGTCAGCCGGACAGCGGCCGCCCGCTGGACCCGGCGGGCTGGGACGGCACCGCCCACCACATCGTCGAGAAGTCCGCGATCGGCCGACTCCCGTTCGTCACCCGGTTCTGCACCGGCACGGGCGAGCGGTTCTTCGTCGACGGCGTCCAGGCCGGCGACCGTCCCTGGTTCGACATCGGCGTCCAGGACCTCCTGCCGACCTGGCAGTGGTGGATCCGCGACGGAGCGGGCGCACCGAGTACCGCGATCCGCGCGGACTACGACCACACGGTCGCGTACGACGGCGGCAACTCCCTGCGGCTCAGCGGCGCGTTGGGCCCGTCCGCGTCGGCGGTCGTGCGCCTCTTCAAGACGCGGCTGCCGCTGACGGCGTCGTCGACCGCCTCACTGGTGCACCGGGGTTCGACCGGTTCGGCGGTGCTGCGGCTCGGGTTGGTCTTCGAGGACGCGCCCGCCGACACGGTCTGGCTGAACTCGGGTGCGGTGGGGGCGGGTTGGTCGCGGTGGACCGGCGATCTCGGGGCGTGGGCGGGGCGCACCGTCGCGGCCGTGCACGTGTCGTTGCTGGCCGGGGGTAGCGGGGCCCCGGGGATCGCCCTGCACCTCGGTGAGCTGCGGATCGCGGACGCCGGCCCGGATCCGGCGCCGGGGTGTCCGACCGGGTTCGCCGTCGAGCGGGCGGTGCGGGCGGGGGATGCCGCGAGTGTCTATCTGACCTGGGACTTCGTGCCGGATCAGGTGGCCCGCTACGACCTGTTCCGGCGGACTTCCGGCGGACGGCGGTGGCTGGGGCGGACGTACGACGGGGCGTACTGCGTGTCGCCGCTGGACCGCGCCGGGGACGGGGCGACGACCGTCCTCGAACTGGAGGCGGTGTCCGTGACAGGGCGCCGCAGTTGCTCCGCCACGACCGAACTCACCTGGTAG